A single window of Archangium gephyra DNA harbors:
- a CDS encoding M28 family peptidase → MRKTLAAAGLLLASACAPTSRFSEEQLARLSTLAGQVETERLMGHVRALTRSHQEDTPLSCTQVQREQYAPACFMTRDRARDLMKSQLEAVGLQVRTQEGQHGALGFTNLIADLPGTTWPEELVLVGAHFDAHFMGADDNSTGVAGVLELARVLSQYRFERTLRFVGFDLEEPGMLGSGHYVDMLGQEKLAGVIIFDCIGYYDTRPGSQKSLPGLPAPDTGDFLAIMGNDHSLGLATELHQLNDALGLMKLVSIIAPGDGTSTVSVSESLMRSDHAAFWYAGHKALFLTDTADFRNPHYHEATDVIDTLAPESFRRAVQISAVGLAAWAGGPQ, encoded by the coding sequence ATGAGGAAGACACTCGCCGCCGCGGGCCTGCTGCTGGCCAGCGCGTGTGCCCCCACCTCGAGGTTCTCGGAGGAACAGCTCGCCCGGCTCTCCACGCTCGCCGGGCAGGTGGAGACCGAGCGGCTGATGGGCCACGTCCGGGCGCTGACCCGGAGCCACCAGGAGGACACGCCCCTGAGCTGCACGCAGGTACAGCGCGAGCAGTACGCCCCCGCCTGTTTCATGACGAGGGATCGGGCGCGCGACCTGATGAAGTCCCAGCTCGAGGCGGTGGGACTCCAGGTGCGCACCCAGGAGGGCCAGCACGGAGCGCTCGGCTTCACCAACCTGATCGCGGATCTTCCGGGCACCACCTGGCCCGAGGAGCTCGTCCTGGTCGGTGCCCACTTCGATGCGCACTTCATGGGCGCGGACGACAACTCGACGGGCGTGGCGGGAGTGCTGGAGCTGGCTCGCGTCCTCTCCCAGTACCGCTTCGAGCGCACCCTGCGCTTCGTGGGCTTCGATCTCGAGGAGCCCGGCATGCTCGGAAGCGGCCACTACGTGGACATGCTCGGCCAGGAGAAGCTGGCGGGCGTCATCATCTTCGACTGCATCGGCTACTACGACACGAGACCCGGCTCGCAGAAATCCCTGCCCGGCCTGCCCGCGCCCGACACCGGTGACTTCCTCGCCATCATGGGCAACGACCACTCGCTCGGCCTGGCCACGGAGCTCCACCAGCTCAACGACGCGCTGGGCCTCATGAAGCTGGTGTCCATCATCGCCCCGGGAGATGGCACCTCCACCGTGTCCGTCAGCGAGAGCCTGATGCGCAGCGACCACGCGGCCTTCTGGTACGCAGGGCACAAGGCGCTCTTCCTCACCGACACGGCCGACTTCCGCAACCCCCACTACCACGAGGCAACGGACGTCATCGACACGCTCGCCCCCGAGTCCTTCCGCCGGGCCGTGCAGATCTCCGCCGTGGGCCTGGCCGCCTGGGCAGGGGGACCCCAATGA